The DNA sequence TACCAGCCAGCCAAATGTCTGCTGTGTGGGCACATTTAAATTTAGATAgtgttttgttaaaatgccagtgctaaataaatattttatactaataatgatataattgtaattaattataataaatgcaatgatagtaaaaaaaaattggcataatttttttgacGGTATTTTGGTTTCCgcaaaagcatttttcattttcggccaaacattttcatttcggtgcatccctagttgTACTGTATGAAACTGATTCATTGAGCatttaagattttcattttgttatttatttacagacTGTGTGTTCTAAATTGGGAACAACGATGGTACCGTTGACTCCCACTTTAAAATGCATGATGCCCTTGACGGGAAAATAAACACCGGTGTAGCTGACAAACACACCTGGCAAATTTTCTCCCAGATCTCATCGCAACCGGCTTTCTCCTGGAAGCTGAGGGCCAAATCATAGTTTTCGGCCTCTGACCACACGATGAGCGTATCCTGTCAAAAGAGAGAAACAAAATGTCCATATTAAGACGTAAAAAATTGCGACACTGCACTTGAGCTTGACAAAAATCACCAACCTGCTGTTTCTGGTAcgctgtgtttgtgtttattttggacTCCAGTAGTAGAGAACCTTGAGGGCgacaaacagaaaacaaatcAGAGTGGCACCGGTGGGttgtaacaaagtacaaataattgGTTAAGTAGGTACTTTGAGTgttgtttttctgacaactttttacttttactcgtcacatttgaacaaatttattttttctactcCCTTTTGGGCAAAACTTTTGTCTTCTACTCAAGTATGGAGTGAGGACTTATTCCACCTAATGTTGAGAGGTACAGGGGATGTCAAGGCGTGCATAAACTTACTCACCGTCACTCTCGGCTCGCACCAGAAGAGACGTGCCTTTCAGTCGGTCCACATACCCCGACGAGACATGTCCGGTGCCGCGGTCGTCCCACTGTCTGTCCTCATTGAGGGTATAAACTTTGACTCGTCGTCGAGTGTCCGTCATCCTGGCAGGTAGTCGTGAGCGGTCTCCCCCCTTCACCCAACCCCTGCTGGGCTGTTACAGGGTACCTGCTTCACCTTAGTAACGCCACAACTTCCAATTCACCCCTCGGACCCGGTCCAACAATCGAACACGACAACGGCCTTGCGAGCTTGACAGATGACCCGACAATTATTCCTCCGTAGCAGGTGCAACTCTCTACCGAACctcccctttcacatccaataTATTTACACTATATTTTTTCGACCAAGAGATTAttatcaccaccacacattacaTAAAAGACCCGTGAAGagtagtaaaaacaaaacatgataaATGCACAACGCGGATGGGGTAGTAGTTTATACAACCGCTACACCGCGCAATGTTGACATTAATTACATGCCCATGTATGCGAGAATTAATCCAGAAGTCGACTAACTCTCCACAAAACACTCTCCCCGTTGTTGTGCTCCGGCGGACTCACAACGTTAGCGAATAGCAAAGCTAACGAGTTGACTTGCCTCCATGTAAGCCAAATGCAAGCGATTCGTATGTTGCCCGTGTTAATGCAAAATAACCCCAACTGCACACCGAAAACATTCTTTTCACATTTACGGGCAGTACTGAGCGTTTATGTTAATCCGGAACAATGTTTCTAAATAGGACTCAATAATGCGCCAGCTGGCTAGCGCTAGCTGCTATTTCTTCCCAAAGTGTTCCGCCATGTTCTGGCTCGGGGCCGCGGAGAGAAAACTCTCTCCTTTCTGGTATTTATACATCCCAAAAACAATGCAAACCAACAACCCGTGAGCGTCAAATTACTTCGAGCGTTTTGCTTTACACCGTATTGCTATTTGTCATTCATTCCCGATGTCTTGCTCGGATATTTGCTAACAGTCCCCCGTGAGTATTCAGCCATCTTGGGCCCCAACAGGCTGTACGGGGTTTCCAGCACAGCAACAACAGGGCAGCCCGCCACATTTAAAGAGACAGTACATGACGGAAGTCACGTTCTCTTTATTACGAGCACGTAATTACAGTCAACTACTCTCAAAAAAGTATGGAtagttgtgttaaaaaaaagaaggaataatacaaataatcacTGGTAGAATTGCTTCTACTACTGCTTAAAGCTATAACTTCAGTGGCATCAGTTGTCATTACAATACCCATTCGTTCTTATTTTTGTAACCCttcaaattcctttttttttaacgcactgGTTgtcaaactattaaaaaatatattttttgtatatcgCTGGTGTCGGGCCAAATCCTATGTCGCCATTTGGTAACTTTAaaaatttttcacaaatctagaCTATTGGACTGTACACATGTATGGGTGggggtttttttcccattaaaattaaGTAATCCGGTAGGGGAAAtaacattttaagaaaaaaaatcaattgtatGTAGTAAACAAGGAATTTAAATATGTCATATTCATAGTTTTCACCTGGCAAGAGGTGGCCATGATCGAGCCAAAAGCAGTAATTTGATGTCAACAGTATATCCTTAATTAGTCTCACAATGGGGCAATTTGCAATTAAATTACCACTATAAATACTATACTACTACTTATTATACATGCTAGAACAATCAGTGACCATTCTTTGCATTTCAAAACACTTTTGCTTGCATAATCCAGTAGCCAATTAGTaaaatttttcatgtattaggGTACCAATTACCGTATTATTCCCTCATTTAGCATGTGTACATTACTGATGAATTAATCCAATGAGACCATCTCTatatattgacaaaaaaatgacaaaacatgtGAAATAACTTTAAAGTTGTTTATTAAAGAACAGTTCCAATATCAAATTGATTACATTCGAATCAAAAGGAAACAGCCACATGTTGCTGTTTCACTGGAATCAGAtacaatgtaaaaacaaacgGTTTATAACAACAAACAGCATTAAACATCCTTTAAGTAACCACTTCAGTCAGAATAACGTTAAAAAAAGAACTCTTGAAAAATGTGGGTATGTAAAGTCCGTctagaaaaatctaaattgacaTTTCACTGCACAGAGAAAGGTAACATCCAAACCAAATGACTTGGCTTGGAGAATagcaaatgaaaaattaaaataaagttttaaagaCCTTCCCCAAAAGTAATATGGACATCCTCTCATTAAAATACACAGATGTCCTCTGTCACACATATCTCTGAGATGTTCTTGAAATGCAGCTATGCTCCATACACTCAGTATGGCAAACTGTCTCTCTACTTCCCTGCTTGGTGAGCTTGACGTCTCAACAGGACGTAAATCTTCTCCTTGATCCAGTCTTTGTTATTCGGCTGGTACGTTTGGGTGTCCGCTCTGTAACTTCATATGGAAAAGGCAcatcaatatttttgaaaaattcaaaTGGAACACTTAAGACACTTACACAAGACAGCTCAGGTCAGCCAAGTCGTCAATGAAGTCAAACAACTGGCTAATATCGTATGTGATGGACGGGCTGTTTGGATTCATCCTCTTGAGATGCTCTTCATACATTTTGCACACACCTGGGAGGAAGATGCAGATAGGAAAGACACTAAAACACTGGGATACGGCTTAGATAGAAAATCTttgatttatataaaaaaaaaaaaaaagatttcatttttttcacctAATCGAAAAAGTGGCAAtggttttgtttacaaaaaaataagttttgccTTTTCACTTAGGAAACCTCAGTAAACTATTTGCGGCTTGAAAGCACATACCTCAGTCAAAAGTTTCCCACCTACAAATCAATGCTTTTACAACATCTTGAATGGCCATCATGTATttggcaaagttcaaagcaatTGACTTTGTGACTGATGTCCTATCGCATCGTACAGTAAACAATGTGACAGTTATTCTGCTCATGACTGTTTCTTAACaagattaaaatatttattcaaaaaaaaaaaaaggtcactagGACAAAAAATGCGTAGTTGGCAATACTGACTGTGCTGATGTCAACTAACTCACCATCTCTGTTCACAGCCATGTTAGTGTAAGCACTGAAGCAGTTTACGTCAGCGGGGACTcgctttgaacaaaaaaataataatctaacaACTATACTCGAATTAATCACAACAATATATATTAATAGCCCAGTCATGATCATAGTTGAGTCAATTGCAAGTTGGCAGTACAATAGAAAACTTTTACCACTCAAGATAAGATACAAATAGTATTATAGAGACTTAAGACATTTGAATCGTTAAAGGTCAGGCCAGACCTTCCATGCATTCATTCACCGACTCGTAGTCAGCATATGTCCGGCCTTCGGGTCTCTTGGTGGGCTGAACCAACAGGATCGTGTGAGACTGGAAAATGGACAAAGGTCAGAAGGTGAGACGAGTATCACAAAATGCTACGTAAAATGAGTAcataaacaatattattttagtTGATTATTTATGTTTTCACAGCACGTTTGATTTAAGTTAGCCAGCTAGCTCGTTAGCTCAACTGCAACTGCCCATCAGCGTCCAAACGAAATGGGTGCACGTTTATTTGTTCGATCTTAAAACAACGTATTCACTCACCATGTTCGTGTTGAATTGAAATGATCTTAAATTCTATACGAGAAATCTGGGATTAAACGGCACTCTCCGCTTTACAAATCCCCTTTGCCTTGAAGCTGTTTACGCTACGATAACGAAGGGAAGTGATTTGATTACGCTTCCGGTATCAACAGAAAGGGTTTCAGAATAAAGTgttaatgacaaaataagagtgtagTAGTGTAGTTTTCATACATTATGATGAAGACTACAGTATGTAAATTGTTGCCTGTATATcactgtattatttaaaatttattgcagttagtacattttacataattcattttaaatattgtaagtGTGACAATATCTTAAATTAAACTGAACTAACTACTGTACTTCATTTATGTGTGGTCATTTAGTTTGCGATTAGTTGTCTTTAGCAAACAattctaaatataaataaaaaagg is a window from the Vanacampus margaritifer isolate UIUO_Vmar chromosome 19, RoL_Vmar_1.0, whole genome shotgun sequence genome containing:
- the LOC144039831 gene encoding enhancer of rudimentary homolog, translated to MSHTILLVQPTKRPEGRTYADYESVNECMEGVCKMYEEHLKRMNPNSPSITYDISQLFDFIDDLADLSCLVYRADTQTYQPNNKDWIKEKIYVLLRRQAHQAGK